A DNA window from Setaria viridis chromosome 2, Setaria_viridis_v4.0, whole genome shotgun sequence contains the following coding sequences:
- the LOC117845644 gene encoding cysteine-rich receptor-like protein kinase 44 isoform X2, producing MWDGLEKVSSVAQLTGVDAFVLITTIVRVAATARRNRKTCRELAEQVERIGDLLRSLEEQPGMGIMRRPETSAPLMELHGTLRRACAVVESCRRGGYVRGLFTGGSRAASLRDVQSRIAFFLQLFPIISHLDSTRLLVQVMDSAAARAPSSGEGAAEDVVRPLANSQDPQDDDRVQNLSISQLMNATNAFSFENKMEQGSLGTLYKGQLNGNDVTIKRLSISIEGQQLPPSMSQYELFKNEVLILQKLQHKNIVKLMGFCAERSERILVYESMHNGSLEDVIFVRMRAGFIVDWPTRFRIIEGIAQGAAYLHNHSRLRVIHRDLKPSNILLDSDMNPNISNFDVAKVLCPGMIQDTAACVVGSVGFIAPEYMKQGTFSVKTDVYSFGVMVLEIISGKRWTRSLQETYYRDLLTWAFNRTPYRAKLVQRLKGFVPESLHGISFCSRAVPKCLSLPTRRRVLSQQREMRRCVQVALMCIQEKPERRPDMLEVTRMMRPRKSTVPFPRRPGYAMESPMYTGDRGASMTP from the exons ATGTGGGACGGCCTGGAGAAAGTTTCCAGCGTCGCGCAGCTCACCGGCGTCGACGCCTTCGTGCTGATCACGACGATCGTccgggtggcggcgacggcgaggcggaaCAGGAAGACCTGCCGGGAGCTGGCGGAGCAGGTGGAGCGAATCGGAGACCTGCTGCGGAGCCTTGAGGAGCAGCCTGGTATGGGCATCATGCGGCGGCCGGAGACGAGCGCCCCGCTCATGGAGCTGCACGGGACGCTCCGGCGGGCGTGCGCCGTCGTCGAGTCGTGCAGGCGCGGCGGCTACGTCCGCGGGCTCTTCACCGGCGGGTCTCGGGCGGCGAGCCTCCGCGACGTGCAGAGCAGGATCGCCTTCTTCCTGCAGCTGTTCCCCATCATCAGCCACCTCGACAGCACCCGCCTCCTCGTGCAAGTTATGGACAGCGCCGCCGCTCGTGCGCCGAGCTCCGGCGAG GGTGCTGCAGAGGATGTTGTAAGGCCCCTTGCCAACAGCCAAGATCCTCAGGACGATGACAg GGTTCAGAATTTAAGTATTTCTCAGTTGATGAATGCAACAAATGCCTTCTCGTTTGAAAACAAAATGGAACAAGGCTCCTTAGGCACTTTGTACAAG GGTCAACTAAATGGCAATGATGTCACCATAAAAAGGCTTTCAATTTCCATTGAGGGGCAACAGTTACCACCAAGTATGAGTCAATATGAGCTGTTCAAAAACGAAGTTTTGATTCTCCAAAAGCTTCAGCACAAGAACATAGTGAAACTCATGGGGTTTTGTGCGGAAAGAAGCGAGAGGATTTTGGTGTATGAATCCATGCATAATGGGAGTCTTGAGGACGTCATCTTTG TGCGTATGAGAGCAGGGTTTATAGTTGACTGGCCTACACGCTTTCGCATAATCGAAGGGATAGCACAGGGTGCAGCTTATCTGCACAATCATTCCAGGCTGCGAGTTATTCACAGAGATTTGAAGCCAAGCAACATTCTCCTAGATTCAGATATGAATCCGAATATATCCAATTTTGACGTGGCCAAAGTTTTATGTCCAGGAATGATTCAGGATACCGCGGCCTGTGTTGTGGGCTCAGT TGGATTTATTGCTCCAGAGTATATGAAACAAGGTACCTTCTCGGTAAAGACCGACGTGTATAGCTTCGGCGTCATGGTACTTGAAATTATAAGTGGGAAAAGATGGACTAGGTCACTTCAAGAAACTTATTACCGAGATCTACTCACATGG GCCTTTAATAGGACACCGTACAGAGCCAAACTGGTGCAGAGGCTGAAGGGTTTTGTGCCTGAATCACTACACGGCATCTCTTTCTGCAGCAGGGCTGTGCCCAAGTGCCTCTCCCttccgacgaggcggagggtgCTGTCACAGCAGAGGGAGATGAGGAGATGTGTTCAGGTGGCCCTGATGTGCATCCAAGAGAAGCCCGAGCGCCGGCCGGACATGCTGGAAGTCACGCGAATGATGAGACCTCGGAAATCTACGGTGCCATTCCCACGACGACCTGGCTATGCCATGGAGAGCCCGATGTACACCGGTGATAGAGGAGCTAGCATGACCCCTTGA
- the LOC117845644 gene encoding cysteine-rich receptor-like protein kinase 44 isoform X1: protein MWDGLEKVSSVAQLTGVDAFVLITTIVRVAATARRNRKTCRELAEQVERIGDLLRSLEEQPGMGIMRRPETSAPLMELHGTLRRACAVVESCRRGGYVRGLFTGGSRAASLRDVQSRIAFFLQLFPIISHLDSTRLLVQVMDSAAARAPSSGEGAAEDVVRPLANSQDPQDDDRVQNLSISQLMNATNAFSFENKMEQGSLGTLYKGQLNGNDVTIKRLSISIEGQQLPPSMSQYELFKNEVLILQKLQHKNIVKLMGFCAERSERILVYESMHNGSLEDVIFVRMRAGFIVDWPTRFRIIEGIAQGAAYLHNHSRLRVIHRDLKPSNILLDSDMNPNISNFDVAKVLCPGMIQDTAACVVGSVGFIAPEYMKQGTFSVKTDVYSFGVMVLEIISGKRWTRSLQETYYRDLLTWQAFNRTPYRAKLVQRLKGFVPESLHGISFCSRAVPKCLSLPTRRRVLSQQREMRRCVQVALMCIQEKPERRPDMLEVTRMMRPRKSTVPFPRRPGYAMESPMYTGDRGASMTP from the exons ATGTGGGACGGCCTGGAGAAAGTTTCCAGCGTCGCGCAGCTCACCGGCGTCGACGCCTTCGTGCTGATCACGACGATCGTccgggtggcggcgacggcgaggcggaaCAGGAAGACCTGCCGGGAGCTGGCGGAGCAGGTGGAGCGAATCGGAGACCTGCTGCGGAGCCTTGAGGAGCAGCCTGGTATGGGCATCATGCGGCGGCCGGAGACGAGCGCCCCGCTCATGGAGCTGCACGGGACGCTCCGGCGGGCGTGCGCCGTCGTCGAGTCGTGCAGGCGCGGCGGCTACGTCCGCGGGCTCTTCACCGGCGGGTCTCGGGCGGCGAGCCTCCGCGACGTGCAGAGCAGGATCGCCTTCTTCCTGCAGCTGTTCCCCATCATCAGCCACCTCGACAGCACCCGCCTCCTCGTGCAAGTTATGGACAGCGCCGCCGCTCGTGCGCCGAGCTCCGGCGAG GGTGCTGCAGAGGATGTTGTAAGGCCCCTTGCCAACAGCCAAGATCCTCAGGACGATGACAg GGTTCAGAATTTAAGTATTTCTCAGTTGATGAATGCAACAAATGCCTTCTCGTTTGAAAACAAAATGGAACAAGGCTCCTTAGGCACTTTGTACAAG GGTCAACTAAATGGCAATGATGTCACCATAAAAAGGCTTTCAATTTCCATTGAGGGGCAACAGTTACCACCAAGTATGAGTCAATATGAGCTGTTCAAAAACGAAGTTTTGATTCTCCAAAAGCTTCAGCACAAGAACATAGTGAAACTCATGGGGTTTTGTGCGGAAAGAAGCGAGAGGATTTTGGTGTATGAATCCATGCATAATGGGAGTCTTGAGGACGTCATCTTTG TGCGTATGAGAGCAGGGTTTATAGTTGACTGGCCTACACGCTTTCGCATAATCGAAGGGATAGCACAGGGTGCAGCTTATCTGCACAATCATTCCAGGCTGCGAGTTATTCACAGAGATTTGAAGCCAAGCAACATTCTCCTAGATTCAGATATGAATCCGAATATATCCAATTTTGACGTGGCCAAAGTTTTATGTCCAGGAATGATTCAGGATACCGCGGCCTGTGTTGTGGGCTCAGT TGGATTTATTGCTCCAGAGTATATGAAACAAGGTACCTTCTCGGTAAAGACCGACGTGTATAGCTTCGGCGTCATGGTACTTGAAATTATAAGTGGGAAAAGATGGACTAGGTCACTTCAAGAAACTTATTACCGAGATCTACTCACATGG CAGGCCTTTAATAGGACACCGTACAGAGCCAAACTGGTGCAGAGGCTGAAGGGTTTTGTGCCTGAATCACTACACGGCATCTCTTTCTGCAGCAGGGCTGTGCCCAAGTGCCTCTCCCttccgacgaggcggagggtgCTGTCACAGCAGAGGGAGATGAGGAGATGTGTTCAGGTGGCCCTGATGTGCATCCAAGAGAAGCCCGAGCGCCGGCCGGACATGCTGGAAGTCACGCGAATGATGAGACCTCGGAAATCTACGGTGCCATTCCCACGACGACCTGGCTATGCCATGGAGAGCCCGATGTACACCGGTGATAGAGGAGCTAGCATGACCCCTTGA